The following proteins are co-located in the Pseudomonas sp. DY-1 genome:
- a CDS encoding aldehyde dehydrogenase, translated as MTELTRADWEERASRLRIEGRAFIQGEYVEAASGDTFDCISPVDGRLLCKVASSGEADAMRAVASARATFDSGLWSRLAPVERKQAMIRFAELIDAHAEELALLETLDMGKPISDSLNVDLPCAVDAIRWSAEAIDKVYDEVAATPHDQLGLVTREPVGVVAAIVPWNFPLLMTCWKLGPALATGNSVVLKPSERSPLTAIRLAQLACDAGIPAGVLNVLPGFGHSVGKALALHMDVDTLAFTGSTRTAKQLLINSGESNMKRVWLEAGGKSPNIVFADAPDLQAAAEAAAGAIAFNQGEVCTAGSRLLVERSIKDKFVPMVVDAIKAWKPGNPLDPATNVGALVDSQQLDIVLGYIESGHADGAKLVAGGKRVLEETGGTYVEPTIFDGVDNAMRIAKEEIFGPVLSVIAFDSEEEAVAIANDTIYGLAAAVWTSNLSRAHLVGKALRAGSVWINQYDGGDMTAPFGGFKQSGNGRDKSLHAFDKYTELKATWIKL; from the coding sequence ATGACCGAACTGACCCGAGCCGACTGGGAAGAACGCGCCAGCCGGCTGAGAATCGAAGGCCGCGCCTTCATCCAAGGTGAGTATGTGGAAGCTGCCAGCGGCGATACCTTCGACTGCATCAGCCCGGTCGATGGACGCCTGCTCTGCAAGGTCGCCAGTAGCGGCGAGGCGGATGCGATGCGGGCAGTTGCCTCAGCCCGTGCAACCTTCGACTCCGGCCTCTGGTCTCGCCTGGCACCGGTCGAGCGCAAGCAGGCGATGATCCGCTTCGCCGAGCTGATCGATGCCCACGCCGAGGAACTGGCCCTGCTGGAAACCCTGGACATGGGTAAACCGATCAGCGACTCGCTGAACGTTGACCTTCCTTGCGCGGTAGACGCCATTCGCTGGAGCGCCGAAGCCATCGACAAGGTCTACGACGAAGTGGCCGCAACGCCTCATGACCAACTGGGCCTGGTGACCCGTGAGCCGGTGGGGGTTGTTGCCGCCATCGTGCCGTGGAACTTCCCCCTGCTGATGACCTGCTGGAAGCTAGGCCCTGCGCTAGCTACCGGTAACTCGGTGGTCCTCAAGCCGTCCGAACGCTCCCCGCTGACCGCCATTCGCCTGGCCCAGTTGGCCTGTGATGCCGGCATCCCGGCTGGCGTGCTGAACGTGCTGCCAGGCTTCGGCCACAGTGTGGGCAAGGCTCTGGCCCTGCACATGGATGTCGACACCCTGGCCTTTACCGGCTCCACCCGCACCGCCAAGCAGCTGCTGATCAATTCTGGCGAATCCAACATGAAGCGCGTCTGGCTGGAAGCCGGCGGCAAGAGCCCGAACATCGTCTTCGCTGACGCCCCTGACCTGCAGGCCGCCGCCGAAGCCGCTGCCGGCGCCATCGCCTTCAACCAGGGCGAAGTCTGCACCGCGGGTTCGCGCCTGCTGGTAGAGCGCTCCATCAAGGACAAGTTCGTGCCCATGGTGGTCGACGCGATCAAGGCCTGGAAGCCGGGCAACCCATTGGACCCGGCGACCAACGTCGGTGCCCTGGTGGACAGCCAGCAACTGGACATCGTGCTTGGCTACATCGAATCCGGCCACGCCGACGGTGCCAAGCTGGTGGCTGGCGGCAAACGTGTGCTGGAAGAAACCGGCGGCACCTACGTCGAGCCGACCATCTTCGACGGCGTGGACAACGCCATGCGCATCGCCAAGGAAGAAATCTTTGGCCCGGTGCTCTCGGTCATCGCCTTCGACAGCGAAGAAGAAGCGGTCGCCATCGCCAACGACACCATCTACGGCCTGGCCGCGGCGGTGTGGACCAGCAACCTGTCCCGCGCCCACCTGGTCGGCAAGGCCCTGCGCGCTGGCAGCGTCTGGATCAACCAGTACGACGGCGGCGACATGACCGCGCCCTTCGGCGGCTTCAAACAGTCCGGCAACGGCCGCGACAAGTCGCTGCACGCCTTCGACAAGTACACCGAGCTGAAAGCGACCTGGATCAAGCTCTGA
- a CDS encoding APC family permease: MSNAPSKAAVADRDAEQLRALGYTSNFERSMSLWENFALGFTYLSPVVGVYTLFGLCLAAGGPPMFWSYLLVGIGQLLVCLVFCEVVSQFPISGGVYPWARRLVGKRWAWMVGWLYSVSLCVTIAAVALGAGPYIANLLGFEPTAVTNTLIALGLTLIATLLNLSGTKLLARVAMFGFICELLGALVIGGYLLIFERHQPISVLFNTFDISIDGSYWPAFLTASLAGMFLYYGFEACGDVAEETPNPSKRIPKAMRMTVYIGGGAAMFAAIALILAVPDMAKVISGEDSDPMSTILNNAFGPLGSRLVMAVIIVSFVSCVLSLQAAASRLLYSYARDEMVMGSSLLKRLSPNTHVPAAALVVCGLLPAAIVCAGFFLQNAIAAVVAFAAIGIYLSFQMIVGGALFARVRGWQPSGQFTLGNWGWVVNIAALIYGVLAIVNMSWPRTPDAPWYVNYGIVVTAAVIIAIGLLYMLVLKPYDRGQAPAGDAWKLSTPALESEPAR; the protein is encoded by the coding sequence ATGAGCAATGCACCCAGCAAGGCTGCAGTGGCTGACCGGGACGCGGAGCAATTACGCGCCCTGGGCTACACGTCCAACTTCGAACGCAGCATGAGCCTTTGGGAGAACTTTGCCCTGGGCTTCACCTACCTGTCCCCGGTGGTGGGGGTCTATACCCTGTTCGGCCTGTGTCTGGCGGCCGGAGGCCCACCGATGTTCTGGTCCTACCTGCTGGTGGGCATCGGTCAGTTGCTGGTGTGCCTCGTGTTCTGTGAAGTAGTTTCGCAATTCCCCATCTCCGGTGGCGTCTATCCCTGGGCACGGCGCCTGGTGGGCAAGCGCTGGGCCTGGATGGTGGGCTGGCTTTACTCCGTCTCGCTCTGCGTGACCATCGCTGCAGTCGCCCTCGGTGCCGGCCCCTACATCGCCAACCTGCTTGGCTTCGAGCCCACGGCCGTCACCAATACGCTGATCGCCCTTGGCCTGACCCTGATAGCGACCCTGTTGAACCTGAGCGGCACGAAACTACTGGCCCGTGTGGCGATGTTCGGCTTCATCTGCGAATTGCTGGGCGCCCTGGTAATCGGTGGCTACCTGCTGATCTTCGAGCGCCACCAACCTATCAGCGTGCTGTTCAACACGTTCGACATCAGCATCGACGGCAGCTACTGGCCCGCGTTCCTCACGGCGTCGTTGGCCGGCATGTTCCTCTACTACGGCTTCGAGGCTTGCGGCGACGTTGCCGAGGAAACACCGAACCCGAGCAAGCGCATTCCCAAGGCCATGCGCATGACCGTCTATATCGGCGGCGGCGCTGCCATGTTTGCGGCGATAGCGCTGATCCTCGCGGTGCCGGACATGGCCAAGGTGATTTCGGGCGAAGACAGCGACCCGATGTCCACCATCCTCAACAACGCTTTCGGCCCCCTCGGGTCGCGACTGGTCATGGCGGTGATCATCGTTTCCTTCGTCTCTTGCGTACTGAGCCTGCAGGCCGCAGCAAGCCGGCTGCTGTACTCCTATGCGCGTGACGAGATGGTCATGGGCAGTTCGCTGCTCAAGCGTCTGTCGCCCAACACCCATGTACCGGCCGCTGCACTGGTAGTCTGCGGCCTGCTGCCGGCCGCCATCGTCTGCGCGGGCTTCTTCTTGCAGAATGCCATCGCCGCAGTGGTTGCCTTCGCCGCGATCGGCATCTACCTGTCATTCCAGATGATCGTTGGCGGCGCGCTGTTCGCTCGCGTCCGCGGCTGGCAACCGAGCGGGCAATTCACCCTGGGCAACTGGGGTTGGGTCGTCAACATTGCGGCCCTGATCTACGGCGTGCTGGCCATCGTCAACATGTCCTGGCCGCGCACTCCGGACGCGCCGTGGTACGTCAATTACGGAATCGTCGTCACAGCGGCCGTAATCATTGCAATCGGCCTGCTCTACATGCTCGTACTCAAGCCTTACGACCGCGGCCAGGCCCCTGCTGGGGACGCGTGGAAACTGTCGACGCCAGCGCTGGAGAGCGAGCCGGCACGTTGA
- the modC gene encoding molybdenum ABC transporter ATP-binding protein, translating to MQQIRARFRLRHPDFVLETDLELPGRGVSALFGHSGSGKTSLLRCIAGLERAAEGYLEINGEVWQDSARGHFLPTHKRPLGYVFQEASLFEHLSVLRNLEFGQRRIPARERRVALEQAVKLLGISHLLERMPDGLSGGERQRVGIARALLTSPRLLLMDEPLAALDLKRKGEILPYLERLHDELDIPVLYVSHSPDEVARLADHLVLLDNGQVLASGPLEQTLARLDLPTAQEDEAGVVIEGRVQGFDAQYQLLTLALPGSSLSVRVAHSPVAESRSLRFRVLARDVSLSLEKQRDSSILNLLPARMVEESPAANPAHVLVRLDVDGTPMLARITRFSRDQLGLYPGQTLWAQIKSVALLA from the coding sequence ATGCAACAGATTCGCGCGCGATTCCGCCTGCGCCATCCGGACTTTGTCCTGGAGACCGATCTCGAACTACCTGGCCGTGGCGTCAGCGCCCTGTTCGGCCACTCCGGATCGGGCAAGACCAGCCTGCTGCGCTGCATCGCGGGCCTGGAGCGCGCCGCCGAGGGCTACCTGGAGATCAATGGGGAGGTCTGGCAGGACAGTGCCCGTGGCCATTTCCTGCCCACCCACAAGCGCCCCCTGGGGTATGTGTTCCAGGAAGCCAGCCTGTTCGAACATCTCTCGGTCCTGCGTAATCTGGAGTTCGGCCAGCGGCGTATACCCGCGCGGGAGCGCCGTGTCGCGTTGGAGCAGGCGGTGAAACTTCTGGGTATCAGCCATCTGCTCGAGCGCATGCCGGACGGTTTGTCCGGCGGCGAGCGCCAGCGTGTCGGCATTGCCCGTGCCCTGCTGACCAGTCCGCGCCTGCTGTTGATGGATGAGCCCCTGGCGGCGCTGGACCTCAAGCGCAAGGGCGAGATCCTGCCCTACCTGGAGCGCCTGCATGACGAGTTGGACATCCCGGTCCTCTACGTCAGCCATTCGCCGGATGAAGTGGCGCGCCTGGCCGATCACCTGGTGCTGCTGGATAACGGCCAGGTGCTGGCCAGCGGGCCGCTGGAGCAGACCCTCGCCCGCCTGGATCTTCCCACCGCGCAGGAAGACGAGGCCGGTGTGGTGATCGAAGGGCGGGTGCAGGGTTTCGATGCCCAGTACCAGTTGCTGACCCTGGCGTTGCCCGGTAGCTCTCTCAGCGTGAGGGTGGCCCATTCGCCGGTTGCCGAAAGCCGCTCCCTGCGCTTCCGGGTGCTGGCGCGGGACGTCAGCCTGAGCCTGGAGAAACAGCGCGACAGCAGCATCCTCAACCTATTGCCGGCACGGATGGTGGAAGAGTCTCCGGCCGCCAATCCAGCCCACGTGCTGGTGCGTCTCGATGTGGATGGCACGCCCATGCTGGCGCGCATCACCCGCTTCTCCCGTGACCAGCTTGGCCTCTACCCTGGCCAGACCCTCTGGGCGCAGATCAAGTCGGTGGCACTGCTGGCTTGA
- the modB gene encoding molybdate ABC transporter permease subunit, with protein sequence MSFPLDRTDLAAIWLTLELATLTTLLLLVVGTPIAWWLARTRSRLKGTVAAVVALPLVLPPTVIGFYLLVSMGPHGFIGQFTQSLGLGTLPFTFAGLVVGSVIYSMPFVVQPLQNAFTTIGQRPLEVAATLRASPWDTFFSVVLPLARPGFVTASILGFAHTVGEFGVVLMIGGNIPEKTRVVSVQIFDHVEAMEYAQAHWLAGGMLLFSFLILLALNTSRRLKPGWT encoded by the coding sequence ATGAGCTTTCCCCTCGACCGTACCGATCTGGCCGCCATCTGGCTGACCCTGGAACTTGCCACCCTCACCACGCTGCTCCTGCTCGTGGTGGGCACTCCTATCGCCTGGTGGCTGGCGCGCACCCGTTCACGCCTGAAGGGGACAGTCGCAGCCGTGGTCGCCCTGCCGCTGGTGCTACCGCCTACGGTCATCGGTTTCTATTTGCTCGTCAGCATGGGACCCCACGGGTTCATCGGCCAGTTCACCCAGAGCCTAGGCCTCGGCACCTTGCCCTTCACCTTTGCCGGCCTGGTGGTGGGTTCGGTGATCTATTCCATGCCCTTTGTCGTGCAGCCCCTGCAGAACGCCTTCACCACCATCGGCCAACGTCCGCTGGAAGTAGCCGCCACACTGCGAGCCAGTCCTTGGGACACCTTTTTCTCGGTGGTCCTGCCACTGGCCAGGCCAGGTTTCGTCACCGCGTCCATCCTCGGCTTCGCCCATACCGTGGGTGAGTTCGGCGTAGTGCTGATGATTGGCGGCAACATTCCGGAGAAGACCCGCGTGGTCTCGGTGCAGATCTTCGATCACGTCGAAGCCATGGAGTACGCCCAAGCCCACTGGTTGGCCGGCGGCATGCTGTTGTTCTCCTTCCTCATCCTGCTGGCGCTGAATACCAGCCGACGCCTGAAACCCGGCTGGACCTGA
- a CDS encoding sensor domain-containing diguanylate cyclase: MEGSAVSYERNLECLVRAIQELSLARDLDRIAEIVRSAARELVGADGATFVLRDGDRCFYKDEDAISPLWKGLRFPMETCISGWAMINREPAVIEDIYQDPRIPHDAYRPTFVKSLVMVPMRSMAPVGAIGTYWATPRMASVREVGLLQALADSTSVAMENVQLYNELEQRVIARTQDLVAANRLLYDEACERERVEQDIQRFSMTDELTGLHNRLGFLHHAAGELDASRQRDTPCLLLHLLVGSNDSGPGESLPLTAARMLRAQFRRGDLLARLGGGEFLVLTSGYGDPNAVLQRLRAGLGAFNRATEQSLTLRIGHAESSRAQDLEQLLFDADNALHRSGPGWG; this comes from the coding sequence ATGGAAGGTTCCGCTGTCAGCTATGAACGCAATCTCGAATGCCTGGTACGGGCCATTCAGGAATTGTCCCTGGCCCGCGATCTCGACCGTATCGCAGAGATCGTGCGCAGCGCTGCGCGGGAACTGGTAGGGGCGGATGGTGCCACCTTCGTCCTGCGTGACGGTGATCGCTGCTTCTACAAGGATGAGGACGCCATCTCACCGCTGTGGAAGGGCCTGCGCTTTCCCATGGAAACCTGCATCAGCGGCTGGGCGATGATCAACCGCGAGCCCGCAGTGATCGAAGATATCTACCAGGACCCACGCATCCCCCACGACGCCTACCGCCCCACCTTCGTCAAAAGCCTGGTGATGGTGCCCATGCGCAGCATGGCCCCGGTGGGGGCGATCGGCACCTACTGGGCCACCCCGCGCATGGCGAGTGTTCGGGAGGTCGGTCTGTTGCAGGCCCTGGCGGACTCCACCTCGGTGGCCATGGAGAATGTCCAGCTCTACAACGAACTGGAGCAGCGCGTCATCGCCCGTACCCAGGACCTGGTCGCCGCCAACCGGCTGCTCTATGACGAAGCCTGCGAGCGCGAGCGGGTCGAACAGGACATCCAGCGCTTCTCCATGACCGATGAGCTCACCGGCCTGCACAACCGTCTCGGTTTCCTGCACCACGCCGCCGGAGAACTGGACGCCTCACGCCAGCGCGACACACCTTGCCTGTTGCTCCACCTGCTGGTTGGCAGCAACGACAGCGGGCCAGGTGAGAGCCTGCCGCTGACTGCCGCTCGCATGCTTCGGGCGCAGTTCCGGCGCGGTGACCTGTTGGCGCGCCTCGGGGGCGGGGAGTTCCTTGTGCTGACTTCCGGTTATGGCGATCCGAATGCCGTCCTGCAGCGCCTGCGTGCTGGTCTTGGTGCTTTCAATCGCGCGACTGAGCAGAGCCTGACCCTGCGAATCGGCCATGCCGAATCCTCGCGAGCGCAGGACCTTGAGCAACTCTTGTTCGACGCGGACAACGCCCTGCACCGCAGCGGACCGGGGTGGGGTTAA
- the gloA gene encoding lactoylglutathione lyase — protein MRLLHTMLRVGDLDKSIAFYTEVLGMTLLRRKDYPDGQFTLAFVGYGDEAHNSVIELTYNWGVDKYELGTAYGHIALEVDDVYKACEDIRARGGKITREPGPMKHGTSILAFVEDPDGYKIELLSPSRKD, from the coding sequence ATGAGACTGCTGCATACCATGCTGCGCGTCGGCGACCTGGACAAATCCATCGCCTTCTACACCGAAGTGCTAGGCATGACCCTGCTGCGTCGCAAGGACTATCCGGACGGCCAGTTCACCCTCGCGTTCGTCGGCTACGGCGACGAAGCCCACAACAGCGTGATCGAACTCACCTACAACTGGGGTGTGGATAAATACGAGCTGGGCACTGCCTATGGCCACATCGCGCTGGAAGTGGACGATGTCTACAAGGCCTGCGAGGACATCCGTGCCCGTGGTGGCAAGATCACCCGTGAGCCGGGGCCGATGAAGCACGGCACCAGTATCCTGGCCTTCGTGGAAGATCCCGACGGCTACAAGATCGAATTGCTGTCGCCCTCTCGCAAGGACTGA
- a CDS encoding argininosuccinate synthase, which yields MADVKKVVLAYSGGLDTSVILKWLQDTYNCEVVTFTADLGQGEEVEPARAKAQAMGVKEIYIDDLREEFVRDFVFPMFRANTIYEGEYLLGTSIARPLIAKRLIEIANETGADAISHGATGKGNDQVRFELGAYALKPGVKVIAPWREWDLLSREKLMDYAEKHAIPIERHGKKKSPYSMDANLLHISYEGGVLEDTWTEHEEDMWKWTTSPEKAPDTPTYIELTYRNGDIVAIDGKELTPAQVLTELNRVGGINGIGRLDIVENRYVGMKSRGCYETPGGTIMLRAHRAIESITLDREVAHLKDELMPKYASLIYTGYWWSPERLMLQQMIDASQTNVNGVVRLKLYKGNVIVVGRKSDDSLFDANIATFEDDAGAYNQADAAGFIKLNALRMRIAAGKGRKLF from the coding sequence ATGGCGGACGTGAAGAAGGTTGTCCTGGCTTATTCCGGTGGCCTGGACACCTCGGTGATCCTCAAGTGGCTGCAAGATACCTATAACTGCGAAGTAGTGACCTTCACCGCTGACCTCGGCCAGGGCGAAGAGGTCGAGCCGGCCCGCGCCAAGGCCCAGGCGATGGGCGTCAAGGAAATCTACATCGATGACCTGCGCGAAGAATTCGTTCGCGACTTCGTATTCCCGATGTTCCGCGCCAACACCATCTATGAAGGCGAGTACCTGCTGGGCACCTCCATCGCCCGTCCGCTGATCGCCAAGCGCCTGATCGAAATCGCCAACGAGACCGGCGCCGACGCCATCTCCCACGGCGCCACCGGCAAGGGCAACGACCAGGTGCGTTTCGAACTGGGTGCCTATGCACTGAAGCCGGGCGTGAAAGTGATCGCTCCCTGGCGCGAGTGGGACCTGCTGTCCCGCGAGAAGCTGATGGACTATGCCGAGAAGCACGCCATCCCGATCGAGCGCCACGGCAAGAAGAAGTCCCCGTACTCCATGGACGCCAACCTGCTGCATATCTCCTATGAAGGCGGCGTGCTGGAAGACACCTGGACCGAGCACGAAGAAGACATGTGGAAGTGGACCACTTCCCCGGAAAAGGCGCCGGATACCCCGACCTACATCGAACTGACCTATCGCAATGGTGACATCGTCGCCATCGACGGCAAGGAACTGACTCCGGCCCAGGTGCTGACCGAGCTGAACCGCGTCGGCGGCATCAACGGCATCGGCCGCCTCGACATCGTCGAGAACCGTTATGTCGGCATGAAGTCCCGTGGCTGCTACGAGACCCCCGGCGGCACCATCATGCTTCGTGCCCACCGCGCTATCGAGTCCATTACCCTGGACCGCGAAGTCGCGCACCTGAAAGACGAGCTGATGCCGAAGTACGCCAGCCTGATCTACACCGGTTACTGGTGGAGCCCGGAGCGTCTGATGCTGCAGCAGATGATCGACGCCTCCCAGACCAACGTGAACGGTGTGGTACGCCTGAAGCTTTACAAGGGTAACGTCATCGTGGTCGGTCGCAAGTCCGACGACTCCCTGTTCGACGCCAACATCGCCACCTTCGAGGACGATGCCGGCGCCTACAATCAGGCCGACGCCGCTGGCTTCATCAAGCTCAACGCCCTGCGCATGCGCATCGCTGCAGGCAAGGGCCGCAAGCTGTTCTGA
- a CDS encoding OmpA family protein: MRQRYLAILSLLASLPAMAITFQTRLEKVEWKVEGDKFECRLSQSITDFGAGEFVRRAGEQATFRLKAHERWMGAGSATLLAAAAPWQPGRGDINLGVVSVGGGEVPFNSSQQQAGRLLAGLMEGRSPLIRHRTLQGGDAMEVRLLPVKFNQAYQDYLACTAKLLPVNFDQVKHVQVGFPGGGMELDDIARAKLEIMLDFIKADPSVNHIEIDGHSDNSGNRLTNRDLSRRRALVVYDYFKANGFPEAQMVMRFHGERYPLAPNNSSANRAKNRRATVQLSRVDLPVEAPAAAPAPAPAPAEAPDPVKPGVPDAAPTGPAPAPGVQGAAPAPKTPSGS, encoded by the coding sequence GTGCGCCAGCGTTATCTCGCCATCCTGAGTTTGCTCGCCAGCCTGCCGGCCATGGCCATCACATTCCAGACTCGCCTGGAGAAGGTGGAGTGGAAAGTCGAGGGTGACAAGTTCGAATGCCGCCTTTCGCAATCCATCACGGACTTCGGTGCGGGTGAGTTCGTGCGTCGTGCCGGCGAGCAGGCCACTTTCCGCCTGAAGGCTCACGAACGCTGGATGGGGGCGGGGTCAGCGACCTTGCTGGCGGCTGCAGCGCCCTGGCAGCCGGGCAGGGGCGATATCAACCTTGGTGTGGTCAGCGTCGGCGGCGGTGAGGTGCCCTTCAACAGTTCCCAGCAGCAGGCCGGGCGTCTGCTTGCCGGCCTGATGGAGGGCCGCAGCCCTCTGATACGCCATCGCACCCTGCAGGGCGGCGACGCCATGGAAGTGCGCCTGCTGCCGGTGAAATTCAACCAGGCCTACCAGGATTATCTCGCGTGCACCGCCAAGCTGCTGCCGGTGAACTTCGACCAGGTCAAGCATGTGCAGGTCGGCTTTCCGGGGGGCGGCATGGAGCTGGACGATATCGCGCGGGCGAAGCTGGAAATCATGCTCGACTTCATCAAGGCTGATCCAAGCGTCAATCACATCGAGATCGATGGCCATTCCGACAACAGCGGCAATCGTCTGACCAACCGCGACCTCTCGCGCCGCCGCGCCCTGGTGGTGTACGACTACTTCAAGGCCAACGGTTTCCCCGAGGCGCAAATGGTCATGCGCTTCCATGGTGAGCGCTATCCGCTGGCGCCGAACAACAGCTCGGCCAACCGGGCCAAGAATCGCCGAGCCACCGTGCAGTTGTCGCGCGTCGACCTGCCTGTGGAGGCGCCGGCCGCAGCGCCCGCTCCTGCTCCTGCTCCGGCGGAGGCGCCGGATCCCGTCAAGCCTGGCGTTCCCGACGCCGCTCCGACCGGCCCGGCTCCCGCTCCGGGCGTCCAGGGTGCTGCTCCCGCCCCCAAGACCCCGAGCGGTTCCTGA
- the pyrC gene encoding dihydroorotase: MSDRLTLLRPDDWHIHLRDGAVLAHTVADAARTFGRAIIMPNLVPPVRNAEEADAYRQRILAARPAGSHFEPLMVLYLTDRTSPEDIRAAKASGFVHAAKLYPAGATTNSDSGVTSVDKIFPALEAMAEVGMLLLVHGEVTRGEIDVFDREKAFIDEHLTRVVERFPTLKVVFEHITTGDAVQFVQSASANVGATITAHHLLYNRNHMLVGGIRPHFYCLPILKRNVHQEALLDAATSGSAKFFLGTDSAPHAKHAKEAACGCAGCYTAYAAIELYAEAFEQRNALDKLEAFASFHGPDFYGLPRNTDRITLVREEWTAPATLPLGEQVVVPLRAGEKLQWRLLEEQA, encoded by the coding sequence ATGTCCGACCGTTTGACCCTCCTGCGTCCCGACGACTGGCACATCCATCTGCGCGATGGTGCCGTCCTGGCCCACACCGTTGCGGATGCTGCCCGTACTTTCGGCCGCGCCATCATCATGCCCAACCTGGTACCTCCGGTTCGCAATGCCGAGGAAGCCGACGCGTATCGCCAGCGCATCCTTGCCGCCCGTCCGGCGGGCAGCCACTTCGAACCCTTGATGGTGCTGTACCTCACCGATCGCACCAGCCCGGAGGACATTCGCGCGGCCAAGGCTTCCGGTTTCGTGCACGCGGCCAAGCTTTATCCGGCCGGCGCCACCACCAACTCGGATTCCGGCGTCACCAGCGTAGACAAGATCTTCCCGGCCCTGGAAGCCATGGCCGAAGTCGGCATGCTGCTGCTGGTCCACGGTGAAGTGACCCGTGGCGAAATCGACGTATTCGACCGCGAGAAAGCATTCATCGACGAACACCTGACCCGCGTAGTCGAGCGCTTCCCAACCCTCAAGGTGGTGTTCGAACACATCACCACCGGCGACGCGGTGCAGTTCGTGCAATCGGCTTCGGCCAATGTCGGCGCCACCATCACCGCCCACCACCTGCTGTACAACCGCAACCACATGCTGGTTGGCGGCATTCGTCCGCACTTCTATTGCCTGCCGATCCTCAAGCGCAACGTACATCAGGAAGCACTACTGGACGCTGCCACCAGCGGCAGCGCCAAGTTCTTCCTCGGCACCGACTCGGCGCCCCACGCCAAGCACGCCAAGGAAGCCGCGTGCGGCTGCGCCGGCTGCTACACCGCGTATGCCGCCATCGAGCTCTATGCTGAAGCCTTCGAGCAGCGCAATGCGCTGGACAAGCTGGAGGCCTTCGCCAGCTTCCACGGTCCGGACTTCTACGGCCTGCCACGCAACACCGACCGCATCACCCTGGTCCGCGAAGAATGGACCGCCCCCGCCACCCTGCCGCTGGGCGAGCAGGTGGTGGTACCGCTGCGCGCTGGCGAGAAGCTGCAATGGCGCCTGCTGGAGGAACAAGCGTGA
- the rnt gene encoding ribonuclease T, with protein MSEDLYDDELDGSLPSGPRHPMAARFRGYLPVVVDVETGGFNAATDALLEIAATTIAMDEQGFLYPDHTHFFRIEPFEGANIEQAALEFTGIKLDHPLRMAVSEEHALTEIFRGLRKSIKANGCKRAILVGHNSSFDLGFLNAAVNRTALKRNPFHPFSSFDTATLAGLAYGQTVLAKACQAAGIDFDGREAHSARYDTEKTAELFCGIVNRWKEMGGWIDDDD; from the coding sequence GTGAGCGAGGACCTTTACGACGACGAACTGGACGGCAGCCTGCCCTCCGGCCCGCGCCACCCCATGGCAGCGCGCTTCCGTGGTTACCTGCCGGTGGTGGTAGATGTGGAGACCGGCGGTTTCAACGCCGCGACCGATGCCTTGCTGGAGATCGCCGCGACCACCATCGCGATGGATGAGCAGGGTTTCCTCTACCCGGACCATACCCACTTCTTCCGCATCGAGCCGTTCGAAGGCGCCAATATCGAACAGGCCGCGCTGGAGTTCACCGGGATCAAGCTGGATCACCCACTGCGCATGGCGGTGAGCGAGGAGCACGCGCTGACGGAAATCTTCCGTGGCCTGCGCAAGTCGATCAAAGCCAATGGCTGCAAGCGCGCCATCCTGGTCGGCCACAACTCCAGCTTCGACCTCGGTTTCCTGAATGCTGCAGTGAACCGGACCGCTCTCAAGCGCAATCCATTCCACCCCTTCTCCAGCTTCGACACCGCGACCCTGGCTGGCCTCGCCTACGGTCAGACCGTACTGGCCAAGGCTTGCCAGGCCGCCGGCATCGATTTCGACGGCCGCGAGGCACACTCGGCGCGCTACGACACCGAGAAGACTGCCGAGCTGTTCTGCGGCATCGTCAACCGCTGGAAGGAAATGGGCGGCTGGATCGACGACGACGATTGA